The DNA region ACGCTGCACGGCGTCACGAAGGACGTCACCGCCGACCTGCAGGTCGGCCTGAACGGCGACGGCGTCGACATCTCCGGCTCGATCCCGGTCACCTTCTCGGACTACGACGTGCAGGCGCCGAGCTTCGGCTTCGTGAAGGTCGACGACTCCGGCACGGTCGAGTTCCTGGTGCACGCGACCCCCGCGAGCTGACGTCCGCGACGCGCGTCACGCCCGTGACGTGCGCGACAGGCGGACGGGAGGCCCGGTGCCAGCTGGCACCGGGCCTCCCGTCCGTCCCCGCTCGCGTCCCGGGCCGCGCCCCCTCGCGCATGCGTGCGCATGTTGCGACCTTCCACCCGTCGATCCGGTGGTGTTTCGTCGCAACATGCGCACGAACCCGTTGCGTGCGCATCTTTCGACGGAACACGCGTCGATCACCTCGTGCATCGTCGGAAGATGCATGCGCACCGAACGCTACCCGCGCGCGTCGCCGTCCACGACCAGGTCCCGTACGACCCCGGGCAGCTCGCCGATGAGCCCGGTCATCGGGAACGGCCCGCCACCGGACGCCCGCCGCGCCGCGAGCCCGTGCACCACCGCAGCCGACGCGGCCAGGTGCGCGAGGTCCGACGGCGTCAGCGACGACCCCGCAGCCTCGACGGAACCCTGCCGCGACGCCACGAGCGCGCCGAGCACCCCGCCGAGCACGTCCCCGGCACCGGCCGCCGCGAGCCACGGCGTCGCCGACGACGCCACCAACCGGACCGATCCGTCGGGCGTGACCACGTGCGTGCGCTCGCCCTTGAGCAGCACGACGCTGTCGGTCTGCTCGGCGGCACGGAGCGCTGCTGCGGCGGGATCCTGCTCGATCGACTCGCGGGAGACCCCGAGCAACGACGCGAGCTCCCCCGCGTGCGGGGTCAGGACGGCGAGCGGCCCGAGGTCGACGAGCGGGATCGCACCGGCATCGACCACGACCGGGACGCCGTCGTCCGAAGCGTGTGTGAAGGCCGAGGCGGTCGTGTCGTCCAGGTCACCGAGCGACGACGCCGAGATGCCCGAGCCGACGAGCCAGGCCTGCACCCGACCGACGCCGGCGACGGACTCGGGGCGACGCGCCAGGACGTGGTCCGACGCCCGCGACGGCCCGACGTACCGGACCATGCCGACGCCGGTGTGGACCGCGGCGTCGACCCCGAGCACCGCGGCACCCGGGTACTGGTCGGAGCCGGTCGCGATGCCGAGCACCCCACGGCGGTACTTGGTGGACTCCCCCGTCGGCGCGGTGACCCACGCGGCGGCATCGGACGGCTGGACGGGCACGAAGTCGTTCACCGGCCCCACGTTACGGTGGAGCGCATGAGCCTGTTCCTGCCTGGTCGCGTGGTGGTCTTCGACTACGGCGAGGTGATCAGCCGGACGCCGCACGCGTCGCGCGATGCCCTCGTCGAGCTCACCGGGGTACCGGCCGACGAGCTGTTCCCCGTCTACCAGGAGCTCCGCCACGACCTGGACCGCGGCGATCTGTCCGTCGTGGCGTACTGGCGGGCCATCGGCGAGCGCGTCGGGCGGACCTGGAGCATCACGGACATCCACCGGTTCTGGGCCGTCGACTTCACGGGCTGGTTCGAGGTCGAGCCGGAGACCCTGGCGATCGTCGAGGAGCTGCACGACGCGGGGACCCGGGTGGCGCTGCTGTCGAA from Curtobacterium sp. MCJR17_020 includes:
- a CDS encoding ADP/ATP-dependent (S)-NAD(P)H-hydrate dehydratase, coding for MNDFVPVQPSDAAAWVTAPTGESTKYRRGVLGIATGSDQYPGAAVLGVDAAVHTGVGMVRYVGPSRASDHVLARRPESVAGVGRVQAWLVGSGISASSLGDLDDTTASAFTHASDDGVPVVVDAGAIPLVDLGPLAVLTPHAGELASLLGVSRESIEQDPAAAALRAAEQTDSVVLLKGERTHVVTPDGSVRLVASSATPWLAAAGAGDVLGGVLGALVASRQGSVEAAGSSLTPSDLAHLAASAAVVHGLAARRASGGGPFPMTGLIGELPGVVRDLVVDGDARG
- a CDS encoding HAD family phosphatase translates to MSLFLPGRVVVFDYGEVISRTPHASRDALVELTGVPADELFPVYQELRHDLDRGDLSVVAYWRAIGERVGRTWSITDIHRFWAVDFTGWFEVEPETLAIVEELHDAGTRVALLSNAGFDFGDPYRRSPMGSLFETVVVSAEEHVLKPAASIYRDTCARLGIEPQQMVFVDNRAENATGAEAIGAVGHHYTSSASLRSFLTELAAEPAPVP